The DNA sequence CAGCAGGGCGATGTGGTTGGTCGCGAGCAGGTCGTCGTAACCGGGGTCGAGGATGTCCTCGATGGCGCGCCTTTCCGGGAGCCACAGCTCGAAGGGCACCCGGTCCCGGAGGCTCCGCTGCAAGGCCTCGGTATGGTGGCAATGGGCGTTGACCAGGCCGG is a window from the Deltaproteobacteria bacterium genome containing:
- a CDS encoding amidohydrolase family protein, yielding MPAAPPEAANEARVIDARDKVVMPGLVNAHCHHTEALQRSLRDRVPFELWLPERRAIEDILDPGYDDLLATNHIALLENLKHGTTTVLHHLSRRGARRSRSRYVCK